In Candidatus Methylomirabilota bacterium, one genomic interval encodes:
- a CDS encoding DUF2784 domain-containing protein yields MRATQMRTALRLTDRFLHMLHLTIIVFCMVGWVFQSARVVHLVVVIGIACSWFILGRSRGYGYCLITDLQRRVRKRLGDPPGPDSFVKYQLDRLTGMDFNPQSVEAVIQTSFYLSALASIYVNFAP; encoded by the coding sequence GTGCGAGCCACGCAGATGAGAACGGCCCTTCGACTGACAGATCGTTTTCTGCATATGCTTCATCTGACCATCATCGTGTTTTGCATGGTCGGATGGGTATTTCAGAGTGCCCGTGTGGTCCATCTCGTTGTGGTCATCGGGATAGCCTGTTCCTGGTTCATCCTCGGCAGGTCTCGCGGATATGGCTACTGCTTGATCACGGATCTCCAGCGGAGGGTGAGAAAGAGACTGGGAGACCCGCCGGGTCCCGACTCGTTCGTCAAGTATCAGCTCGATCGCCTCACCGGGATGGATTTCAATCCACAATCTGTCGAGGCGGTTATCCAGACATCCTTCTATCTGTCGGCGCTCGCATCCATCTACGTAAATTTCGCACCCTAG